The sequence below is a genomic window from Ignavibacteriales bacterium.
CGGTGAAGTTATCAGAACAACCAGAGGCAGTTATGGAATCGGAATTCTTAAATCAACTGATTATGGAAATACATGGATTAAAAGTCTTGACTGGTCTTACAACCAGGAACGCGGCGTAAATGAAGTTGAGATTGATCCGAATAACTCATCAATAATCTGGGCTGCAACGAGTGAAGGTATCTTTAAATCAACGAATGCCGGCGCTACATGGAATATCTCTAATAATGTTTTAATGGGTTTTGATATCGCCATAAATCCTTTGAACAGTAATATAGTTTATGTGTCACACGGTAATCTTGGATCAGTTGGACATGGTATTTACAGAACAACCAACGGCGGCACAAACTGGACAAAACTTACAAATGGTTTACCGTTAACATTCGGCGGCAAAGCAATATTCTCGATGTATAAAACTAACCCGCAGATAATTTATGTGTCAATAGGAAATGGCGATGCAAGCGGTGCGGGAACGTGGTTATGTAAAACAACAAACGGCGGAGACAACTGGACAATCGTAAATACTACAGACTATGCAACATACCAGGGCTGGTATTCACACTGGGTTGGTGTTCACCCAACTAACCCGGATTTTCTTTTAACCGGCGGGATAGATATTTATAAATCAACAAATGGCGGAACAAACCTGAACATTAAAACAGATTGGGCTGCATGGTATTTCGGAGTTACGATTCCCGGTGAACCGGAAGGTCCCTCTGATTATGTACATGCAGATCAGCACTCTGTTACTTTTCATCCGACAAATCCGAACATAATCTACTTTGGAACCGACGGAGGTGTATTCAGAACAACAGACGGAGGTGAAACTTTCGGCGGATGCAACGGCGGTTATCAGTCGACACAGTTTTATAATGGTTTCTCATCTTCATTCCAGACACCCAATCTTGGTATTGGTGGTTTACAGGATAACGCAACTGCAATATTTGAAGGAACAGTTGCATGGAGAAGAGTGATTGGCGGGGACGGCTGTCAAACAGGAATTAATGCAGCAAACGAAAATATTCTTTATGGAACTTCTCAATATCTTAACCTGCTCAGATCAACCAACAGAGGATTGAACTGGTCAGGTATTACCCCGGGAGGCAGAGTAAGTCCTGCATTTGTTGCGCCCTTTATAATATGTCAGTCCAACCCAAGTGTTATTTATGCAGGCAGTAAAGTTTTTCATCGTTCAACAAACAGCGGAAGCAGCTGGACTTTAGGTAACGGAGGAGTTCAACTCGATGGAAATGAAATCCTGGCTATAGGTGTTTCCGCGACTTCAACAGATACTGTATATGTTGGAACCGCGCCGACTACAACAACTGCGCATGTATTCAGAAGTACGAACGGCGGTTCAACATTTACAAACATAACAGGAATAATTCCCGACAGGTATATTGATGACATTGCTGTAGATCCATCCGATTCAAAAGTCGTTTATGTTGTCGTGTCAGGATTCGGTACTTCACATTTATTTAAATCGACCAACGCCGGTAATGACTGGATTGATATCGGGTCAACGCTTCCGGATGTTCCTTCGAGTGCAATTGTGGTTAATCCATTCAACACCCAGCAATTATTTTTTGGCAATGATATCGGGGTTTATTTTTCGCCCGACGCAGGACTATCCTGGTATGAATACATGATCGGGTTGCCGCAATCTGCAATGATCATGGACTTAAGTATTGTAAGATCAGATAACAGGATAAGAGCAGCTACACATGGCAATGGTGTATATGAAGCAGATATTGAAAATCTTGTTCCAGTTGAATTGGCTTCATTCTCGGCTGAAGTCCGGAATGAAAAAGTAATTTTGCGATGGTCTACTGCTACTGAGTTAAACAATAACGGCTTTGAAGTGCAACGATCGGGTGACGGAAAAAACTTTTTTACAATTTCATTTGTGGAGGGAAACGGAACTTCGACCGAAACAAACAACTATACTTATGAAGATAATAATGTCAATGGAAGATTATTCTACAGGCTTAAACAGGTTGATTTCAGCGGCAGATATTCGTACTCAAACATAATAGAAGTTAATGCAATTGCGCTGAATGATTTTGTGCTGGAACAGAATTATCCGAATCCTTTCAATCCGTCAACTATAATAAGTTATAATCTTATTGCTCCGTCTGTTATAACTCTGAAAGTGTTTAATGCTAACGGGGAGGAAATTAAACTACTTGAATCCGGTTTAAAACAAACAGGAAAACATTCTGTCCGGTTTGAAGATGAATCATTGAGCAGCGGTATTTATTTTTATAGTCTCACAGGAAAAAACCAGAACAGCGGAAGAGAATTCAGCATCACCAAAAAAATGTTGCTGATAAAATAAAATTTCTGTTAGTCAGAAATCTGAGTTGCATTGCTGCTGATGAAATGGTTTTTAAATATTTCCAACGGTTAACTTGAAAATTGTTTTTAGGTTAACCGTTCTCTATGTTTGTCTGCAGTCACCCTTAATATTTTTAATTTCAGCCAATGATTTATTTCTATCTGAAAATTTTTCATATCGCCGCGGTAATAATTTTTCTCGGCAATATTTTTACAGGTTTATACTGGATGCATAATGCCTTTAAAACAAAAGACCTGAGAATTATTTCTTATTCTATGAATGGCGTAATAAAGAGTGATAAAATATTCACCGGACCAGGTGTGGTCTTAATAACTTTTTTCGGATTATATATGGCATTCGAAGCTGGATATCCGATACTCAGAACCGGGTGGATATTCTG
It includes:
- a CDS encoding DUF2269 family protein, giving the protein MIYFYLKIFHIAAVIIFLGNIFTGLYWMHNAFKTKDLRIISYSMNGVIKSDKIFTGPGVVLITFFGLYMAFEAGYPILRTGWIFWSIILFTISGLIYGIKVAPLQKKIYKLSFDNIDNSNFNWSELVSLYRQWEYWGLAALLTPVAATVLMTLKLPL
- a CDS encoding T9SS type A sorting domain-containing protein, which produces MKNSRLIIIFLLLVAGTSYYFFDLNTYKPDPKKIFKTSGALKAMQFMNMKRSYPGTDIPSDGYQKAYDYSRLTFDKSANKLTTYTWEQIGPHNIGGRTLDVEFNPQNPNTIFAGAASGGLWRSYTGGLGAMAWERIETGFPMLGVSSIAIQQSDSNTIYIGTGEVYNYQMSLGGEVIRTTRGSYGIGILKSTDYGNTWIKSLDWSYNQERGVNEVEIDPNNSSIIWAATSEGIFKSTNAGATWNISNNVLMGFDIAINPLNSNIVYVSHGNLGSVGHGIYRTTNGGTNWTKLTNGLPLTFGGKAIFSMYKTNPQIIYVSIGNGDASGAGTWLCKTTNGGDNWTIVNTTDYATYQGWYSHWVGVHPTNPDFLLTGGIDIYKSTNGGTNLNIKTDWAAWYFGVTIPGEPEGPSDYVHADQHSVTFHPTNPNIIYFGTDGGVFRTTDGGETFGGCNGGYQSTQFYNGFSSSFQTPNLGIGGLQDNATAIFEGTVAWRRVIGGDGCQTGINAANENILYGTSQYLNLLRSTNRGLNWSGITPGGRVSPAFVAPFIICQSNPSVIYAGSKVFHRSTNSGSSWTLGNGGVQLDGNEILAIGVSATSTDTVYVGTAPTTTTAHVFRSTNGGSTFTNITGIIPDRYIDDIAVDPSDSKVVYVVVSGFGTSHLFKSTNAGNDWIDIGSTLPDVPSSAIVVNPFNTQQLFFGNDIGVYFSPDAGLSWYEYMIGLPQSAMIMDLSIVRSDNRIRAATHGNGVYEADIENLVPVELASFSAEVRNEKVILRWSTATELNNNGFEVQRSGDGKNFFTISFVEGNGTSTETNNYTYEDNNVNGRLFYRLKQVDFSGRYSYSNIIEVNAIALNDFVLEQNYPNPFNPSTIISYNLIAPSVITLKVFNANGEEIKLLESGLKQTGKHSVRFEDESLSSGIYFYSLTGKNQNSGREFSITKKMLLIK